A window from Melopsittacus undulatus isolate bMelUnd1 chromosome Z, bMelUnd1.mat.Z, whole genome shotgun sequence encodes these proteins:
- the LOC101872220 gene encoding cyclin-dependent kinase 4 inhibitor B has translation MERRRDSTMADELANAAARGDLQRIRELLDCAADPNAVNSYGRTPIQVMMLGSPRVAELLLQRGADPNRPDPRTGCLPAHDAARAGFLETLTALHSAGARLDLPDGSGRLPLDVAAGGPHGPVARFLRHLPPRA, from the exons ATGGAGCGACGAAGGGACAGCACGATGGCGGACGAGTTGGCCAACGCCGCAGCCCGCGGCGATCTGCAGCGCATACGGGAGCTGCTGGACTGCGCGGCAGACCCCAACGCCGTCAACTCCTACGGCCGGACCCCCATTCAG GTGATGATGCTGGGCAGCCCGAGGGTGgcggagctgctgctgcagcgcGGTGCCGACCCCAACCGCCCCGACCCTCGCACCGGCTGCCTCCCGGCGCACGACGCGGCCCGCGCCGGCTTCCTGGAGACGCTGACAGCTCTGCACAGCGCTGGGGCGCGCCTCGACCTGCCCGATGGCAGCGGCCGCCTTCCTCTAGACGTGGCGGCGGGGGGCCCGCACGGACCCGTGGCCAGGTTCCTCCGCCACCTGCCGCCGCGAGCCTAG